In the genome of Dickeya fangzhongdai, one region contains:
- a CDS encoding DMT family transporter, which yields MARCALILKISVAMLAFAANSILCRLALQGGHIDPLSFSSLRLASGAFVLSPFLFYHARTTLSLWRPLSGFYLMAYAVLFSVAYIHLDTGAGALLLFGAVQFAMVIHGLFKGESLSAMRAGGLVLALTGIAALLLPGAKAPPLYSALMMIVAGLAWAAYSVRGRAGQAAGASTAANFVLATPMALALSLLFMKQGHYDAAGIALSLLSGAAASAGAYVLWYTLLPSLGSITASTLQLSVPCLAMLGGVVFLDESLTVRTIFSALAVLTGIVMVTREKSPRQPMTKARKP from the coding sequence ATGGCCAGGTGCGCGCTCATTCTTAAAATATCAGTGGCAATGCTGGCATTTGCGGCAAACTCCATTCTGTGTCGTCTGGCCCTGCAGGGAGGTCACATTGATCCCCTTTCATTCAGCAGCCTCAGGCTGGCCAGTGGTGCATTCGTCCTGTCCCCCTTCCTCTTTTATCACGCCAGGACCACATTATCCCTGTGGCGTCCGCTGAGCGGGTTTTACCTCATGGCGTATGCGGTGCTGTTCTCTGTCGCCTATATCCATCTCGATACCGGGGCGGGTGCGCTGTTACTTTTTGGTGCCGTACAGTTTGCGATGGTGATCCACGGATTATTCAAAGGAGAATCACTCTCCGCTATGCGGGCTGGCGGTTTAGTTCTGGCTCTGACGGGAATTGCTGCCCTGCTGTTACCCGGGGCGAAGGCACCGCCGCTTTACAGTGCACTTATGATGATCGTTGCCGGATTAGCCTGGGCCGCCTATTCCGTCAGGGGGAGGGCGGGCCAGGCGGCCGGGGCTTCAACGGCGGCAAATTTTGTACTCGCCACGCCGATGGCTCTCGCTCTTTCGTTGCTGTTTATGAAGCAGGGTCACTATGATGCTGCGGGCATTGCTTTGTCATTGCTGTCCGGTGCCGCCGCCTCAGCCGGTGCATATGTATTGTGGTATACCCTTTTACCCTCTCTCGGCTCTATCACCGCCAGTACCCTTCAGCTCAGCGTTCCCTGTCTGGCAATGCTAGGGGGTGTGGTATTCCTGGATGAATCACTGACGGTCAGAACGATATTTTCTGCCCTGGCGGTGCTGACTGGCATTGTGATGGTGACACGCGAGAAATCCCCCCGTCAGCCGATGACAAAGGCGAGAAAACCTTAA
- a CDS encoding alpha/beta hydrolase family protein encodes MKKLKFTFKNAAGEELAGLLELPENPKAFALLAHCFTCGKDLKGAARIARKLTENAIAVLRFDFTGLGNSEGDFSNTNFSSNISDLLCAVDYLRRQYEAPSLLIGHSLGGSAILSIAGEVPEAKAVVTIGSPGELTHVKRLFKDDVENINQHGAYPVELAGRVFTLKKQMLDNIQEHKIAHKVFAMNKPLLIFHATEDDTVLIEQAEKIFKAAKHPKSFISLGKADHLLTHAQDAEYVADIIISWSECYL; translated from the coding sequence ATGAAAAAACTAAAATTTACGTTCAAAAATGCGGCGGGTGAAGAACTGGCCGGATTGCTTGAACTTCCTGAAAATCCTAAAGCGTTTGCGCTGTTAGCTCATTGTTTTACGTGTGGCAAAGACCTCAAAGGCGCGGCGCGTATTGCGCGGAAACTGACAGAGAATGCTATCGCCGTTCTCCGGTTTGATTTTACTGGTCTGGGAAACAGCGAAGGGGATTTTTCCAACACCAACTTCTCATCCAATATTTCGGACCTGCTTTGCGCGGTAGATTATCTCCGCCGACAGTACGAAGCGCCTTCTTTGCTCATCGGTCATAGCCTGGGTGGATCGGCCATCCTGTCTATCGCCGGCGAAGTTCCTGAGGCAAAGGCCGTTGTCACCATAGGATCACCCGGAGAACTGACACACGTAAAACGTCTTTTTAAGGATGATGTTGAAAACATTAACCAGCATGGAGCCTATCCGGTTGAGCTGGCCGGGCGGGTATTTACGTTAAAGAAACAGATGCTGGACAATATTCAGGAACACAAAATCGCTCATAAGGTGTTCGCCATGAACAAGCCTCTGCTGATTTTTCATGCGACTGAAGATGATACCGTGTTAATTGAGCAGGCCGAGAAAATATTCAAAGCAGCTAAGCATCCCAAGAGTTTCATTTCCCTGGGTAAGGCTGATCACCTTCTGACACATGCTCAGGATGCTGAATACGTTGCCGATATCATTATCTCGTGGAGCGAATGTTACCTATAA
- a CDS encoding helix-turn-helix domain-containing protein, which produces MRSRRMDWHSADIIAALRKKGTSLSAVSREAGLSSSTLANALYRPWPKGELLIANALGVKPEEIWPSRYYDPQTNTWVDRKKLMRNTANKPQPSA; this is translated from the coding sequence ATGCGCTCAAGGAGAATGGACTGGCATTCCGCCGATATCATTGCTGCATTGAGGAAGAAAGGGACATCACTCTCAGCGGTCTCACGAGAAGCAGGATTAAGTTCAAGCACACTGGCAAACGCGTTATATCGCCCCTGGCCGAAAGGGGAATTGCTGATCGCCAACGCATTAGGCGTTAAACCTGAAGAAATATGGCCGAGCCGTTATTATGATCCCCAAACCAATACCTGGGTTGATCGTAAAAAACTGATGCGCAATACCGCCAATAAACCACAGCCCTCAGCCTGA
- a CDS encoding helix-turn-helix transcriptional regulator has product MSFVMTANHDYLRSFIPLLDGLSEPWGIKDLASRHVYMNTPAYSYTNTPVKFDIDGKFDEEFPLAWAELSGDFIEHDQRTESRAERVTVIETHYWFGKAELSPFISEKIPLFNPARECVGILWNARPMTTLSPLIHVDRRKPTVLKTEITTDLFTRAELDTLFLVLRRFSSKEIAKRFNLSSRTIENRIQNMYQKAGVHSFNQFEEFCYQQGLDGFIPHSLLTKGILFI; this is encoded by the coding sequence ATGTCGTTTGTAATGACCGCTAACCACGATTATTTACGCTCGTTTATTCCCTTGCTGGACGGGCTGAGTGAGCCATGGGGAATCAAGGATCTGGCGTCTCGTCATGTATATATGAACACGCCGGCGTACAGTTACACCAATACGCCGGTGAAATTTGATATTGATGGAAAGTTCGACGAAGAATTTCCGCTCGCCTGGGCGGAATTATCGGGTGATTTCATTGAGCACGATCAGCGAACGGAGAGCCGTGCCGAACGGGTTACCGTCATTGAAACCCATTACTGGTTTGGCAAAGCGGAGCTGTCGCCGTTTATCAGTGAAAAAATTCCTCTCTTTAATCCGGCACGAGAATGTGTGGGCATTTTGTGGAATGCCCGGCCGATGACCACATTGTCACCGCTTATTCATGTTGATCGACGTAAACCCACGGTACTGAAAACCGAAATAACCACCGATCTGTTCACTCGTGCTGAACTGGATACGCTCTTTCTGGTGTTGCGGCGTTTTTCCAGTAAGGAAATCGCGAAGAGGTTTAACCTGTCCAGCCGGACGATCGAAAATAGAATACAAAACATGTACCAAAAAGCTGGCGTGCATTCGTTCAATCAGTTTGAAGAGTTCTGTTATCAACAGGGGCTGGACGGCTTTATACCTCACTCATTGCTGACCAAAGGCATTTTATTTATCTAG
- a CDS encoding purine-cytosine permease family protein: MENIDDYPVSRVPTSVRLPFFNVALVHIGMLTALDQFMLGAVLGHSMTLGEAFLAIAIGSAIFGVVTLGLGYAGMKEGLSGSLLARWCGFGRMGAVFIGAIIAVSLLGWFGVQNAVFAKSLNFALGDRLGFGWSAALSGCALTLLVTFGFSALRYTARIAVPLFIMVVGYISTMTLTGHNITELLQKSVSGEAISVSAGATMVVGGCIVASLITPDMTRYSRRGRHVFWITMLSIMIGEFVVNGLAILIARALNTADIVTIMSQTAGGIGLITVIFSTLRINDINLYSSSLGIANAVEGITGRKLSYKSITLLIGFIGTFLSVIGILDRFVDFLTLLGVFFPPVIGVMLVDYYILRTSRKLLDESRRHGELPDAGSTPYVGWSAIIASLAGSAVGLFTEWGIPALNSLLAASLLYWLIKVTLPTVKSIRGGLRPLG, translated from the coding sequence ATGGAAAACATTGATGATTATCCGGTGAGCCGGGTTCCGACGTCGGTGCGGCTGCCATTTTTCAATGTGGCTTTGGTTCATATTGGCATGCTCACCGCACTGGACCAGTTTATGTTGGGGGCGGTGCTGGGTCATTCGATGACGCTCGGCGAGGCTTTTCTGGCGATAGCCATCGGCAGCGCGATTTTCGGCGTCGTCACGCTGGGGTTGGGTTACGCGGGCATGAAGGAAGGATTGTCCGGCAGTCTGTTGGCGCGCTGGTGCGGGTTTGGCCGGATGGGCGCGGTGTTTATCGGCGCGATTATCGCCGTCAGCCTGTTGGGCTGGTTTGGTGTACAAAACGCGGTGTTTGCCAAATCGCTTAATTTTGCGTTGGGCGATCGGCTGGGATTTGGCTGGTCGGCGGCGCTTTCCGGCTGCGCGCTGACGCTACTGGTCACCTTCGGTTTCAGTGCCTTACGCTACACCGCCAGAATTGCGGTGCCGCTGTTTATCATGGTGGTCGGCTATATTTCGACCATGACGCTGACCGGGCACAATATTACCGAGTTGCTGCAAAAGAGCGTATCCGGCGAGGCTATTTCGGTGAGCGCCGGTGCGACCATGGTGGTCGGCGGTTGTATTGTGGCCAGTCTGATTACTCCTGACATGACGCGTTATTCTCGCCGCGGGCGGCATGTTTTCTGGATCACGATGCTGTCGATCATGATCGGTGAATTTGTCGTCAATGGGCTGGCGATCCTGATTGCCCGCGCGCTCAATACCGCCGACATCGTGACGATCATGTCGCAGACGGCAGGTGGTATCGGGCTGATTACCGTGATTTTCTCTACCTTGCGCATCAACGACATCAATCTGTATTCATCGTCGTTGGGCATCGCCAATGCGGTGGAAGGCATCACCGGCAGAAAGCTGAGCTACAAGTCCATCACATTGCTGATTGGTTTTATCGGCACTTTTCTGTCGGTTATCGGCATTCTGGATCGGTTTGTGGATTTCCTGACATTGCTGGGGGTGTTCTTCCCGCCGGTTATCGGGGTGATGCTGGTGGATTACTATATTCTGCGCACCAGCCGGAAGTTGCTGGACGAAAGCCGCCGGCATGGCGAACTGCCGGATGCAGGCAGCACGCCATACGTCGGTTGGTCGGCGATTATCGCCAGTCTGGCGGGGAGCGCCGTCGGGTTGTTCACCGAATGGGGGATCCCGGCGCTTAATTCGCTGCTGGCGGCCAGTTTGCTGTACTGGTTAATCAAGGTGACGCTACCGACAGTGAAATCCATCCGGGGTGGGTTGCGGCCCCTTGGTTGA
- a CDS encoding Dyp-type peroxidase, which yields MTQIQSGILLEHRRFAIFMEAMVQGEFDAIRQGCKKFCQALAELQQRFPDAGLGAVIAFGYDVWRELDCDNSAQELKPFTPLGNGLAPATQRDMLIHIQSLRHDVNFSLAQAVLAAFGNTINIEEETHGFRWVEDRDLSGFVDGTENPQGDARRDVAIVPDGQAGEGGSYVFVQRWEHNLRQLNRMSVEQQEQMIGRTKQDNEELSSESRPVTSHLSRVDLKEDGKGLKILRQSLPYGTASGKHGLYFTAYCARLYNIEQQLLSMFGDRDGKRDDMLRFTRAVSGSYFFAPSLDRLLSL from the coding sequence ATGACACAAATTCAAAGCGGTATTTTGCTGGAGCATCGCCGTTTTGCCATTTTCATGGAGGCTATGGTACAGGGAGAATTTGATGCCATCCGCCAGGGGTGTAAGAAGTTCTGTCAGGCGCTGGCCGAGTTGCAGCAACGTTTCCCCGACGCGGGTCTTGGCGCGGTAATCGCCTTTGGCTACGACGTCTGGCGCGAGCTGGATTGCGACAATAGCGCGCAGGAACTCAAACCCTTCACGCCGCTGGGCAACGGGCTGGCGCCCGCCACTCAGCGCGACATGCTGATTCACATCCAGTCGCTGCGTCATGACGTCAACTTTTCGCTGGCGCAGGCGGTGCTGGCGGCGTTCGGCAACACCATCAACATCGAAGAAGAAACCCACGGCTTTCGCTGGGTGGAAGACCGCGATCTGAGCGGTTTTGTCGATGGCACCGAAAACCCGCAGGGCGACGCCCGGCGTGACGTCGCCATCGTGCCGGACGGGCAGGCGGGCGAAGGCGGCAGCTATGTGTTTGTCCAACGCTGGGAGCATAATCTGCGCCAGTTGAATCGCATGAGCGTGGAACAGCAGGAACAGATGATCGGCCGCACCAAACAAGATAACGAAGAATTGTCGTCCGAGTCGCGGCCGGTGACTTCGCACCTGAGCCGCGTCGACCTCAAGGAAGACGGCAAGGGGTTGAAAATCCTGCGTCAGAGCCTGCCTTACGGCACCGCCAGCGGCAAGCACGGCCTGTATTTCACCGCCTACTGCGCCCGTCTCTACAACATTGAACAGCAACTGCTGAGCATGTTTGGCGACCGTGACGGCAAACGCGACGATATGTTGCGCTTTACCCGCGCGGTCAGCGGCAGTTACTTCTTTGCCCCTTCGCTTGATCGTTTGTTATCGCTATAA
- the cysM gene encoding cysteine synthase CysM has protein sequence MTTLEHCVGNTPLIKLQRLAQHTGSEIWLKLEGNNPAGSVKDRAALSMIQQAERRGEIAPGDTLIEATSGNTGIALAMVAAMKGYRLRLLMPENMSLERQAAMRAYGAELLLVSRQQGMEGARDLAQQMAQAGEGKLLDQFNNPDNPLAHFTTTGPEIWRQTQGRLTHFVSCMGTTGTITGVSRYLKSQSETVCTVGLQPQDGSQIPGIRRWSPDYMPGIFQPQLVDRIMDMSQQEAETTMQQLARVEGVFCGVSSGGAVAGALRIAAEQPGSLIVTVVCDRGDRYLSTGVFG, from the coding sequence GTGACCACGCTTGAGCACTGCGTCGGCAATACGCCGCTGATTAAATTACAACGTCTGGCCCAGCATACCGGCAGCGAAATCTGGCTGAAGCTGGAGGGCAACAATCCGGCCGGCTCGGTGAAGGACCGGGCCGCGCTGTCGATGATCCAGCAGGCGGAACGCCGGGGCGAGATTGCGCCGGGCGACACGCTGATTGAGGCTACCAGCGGCAACACCGGCATCGCGCTGGCGATGGTGGCGGCGATGAAAGGTTACCGACTGCGTCTGCTGATGCCGGAAAACATGAGCCTGGAACGGCAGGCCGCGATGCGCGCCTACGGGGCGGAACTGCTGCTGGTCAGCCGACAGCAGGGAATGGAAGGCGCGCGCGATCTGGCCCAGCAGATGGCGCAGGCGGGCGAAGGCAAGTTGCTCGACCAGTTCAACAATCCGGACAATCCGCTGGCGCACTTCACCACCACCGGCCCGGAAATCTGGCGGCAGACGCAGGGCCGCCTGACCCATTTCGTCTCCTGCATGGGCACCACCGGCACCATCACCGGCGTTAGCCGCTACCTGAAAAGCCAGAGTGAGACGGTTTGCACCGTCGGCCTGCAACCGCAGGACGGTAGCCAGATCCCAGGGATCCGTCGCTGGTCGCCGGACTATATGCCGGGTATCTTTCAGCCGCAGTTGGTGGACCGGATTATGGATATGTCGCAGCAGGAGGCGGAAACCACCATGCAGCAACTGGCGCGGGTGGAAGGGGTATTCTGCGGCGTCAGCTCCGGCGGCGCAGTGGCGGGGGCGCTGCGCATCGCCGCCGAACAGCCCGGCAGCCTGATCGTCACCGTGGTGTGCGATCGCGGCGATCGCTATCTTTCCACCGGCGTGTTTGGCTAA
- a CDS encoding MacB family efflux pump subunit, protein MSAPLLALRQVHRSFINGEQRVDVLKNINLTIHAGEMVAIVGASGSGKSTLMNILGCLDKPTQGDYQVAGVSTLTLNDDQLAALRREHFGFIFQRYHLLNDLNVGDNVEMPAVYAGQARHERRQRAAALLTRLGLAGRLQDSPNQLSGGQQQRVSIARALINGGQVILADEPTGALDSASGEEVLSILHELHQQGHTIVLVTHDMRIAQMAGRIIEIHDGEIVADRNTADDMTPATPTPPAPLPAKTLTSGYDRLQNAFRMALRAMNAQRMRTFLTMLGIIIGIASVVSVVALGKGSQQQVLEHINAMGTSTLEIFPGKDFGDMRSAAIQTLRVNDLRPLEQQPYIHSVTPTVSTSVTLRYANKAVSVSVSGVGEQFFTVRGYVLSEGDGFSPLSVERLTQEAVIDQNTRNKLFPNGENPLGQVIFLGTLPCRIIGVATRKQSGFGSDENLNIWVPYTTVMRRMVGQSYLRSITVRVKDNIDLSVAQQGITQILTRQHGNKDFFVMNTDSIRQTIRQTTATMTLLVSAIALISLIVGGIGVMNIMLVSVTERTREIGVRMAVGARTGDIMQQFLIEAVLVCLCGGVLGVMLSLLAGAIASHVSGVTFLYSAASMVAAFLCSSLIGVIFGFFPARRAARLQPIHALERE, encoded by the coding sequence ATGAGCGCGCCTCTGTTAGCGCTGCGCCAGGTCCACCGCAGTTTTATCAACGGTGAACAACGCGTCGATGTGCTGAAAAACATCAACCTGACGATTCATGCCGGTGAAATGGTGGCGATTGTCGGCGCGTCCGGCTCCGGCAAGTCCACGCTGATGAATATCCTCGGCTGCCTGGATAAACCGACTCAGGGGGATTATCAGGTAGCCGGCGTCTCCACCCTGACCCTGAATGACGACCAGCTTGCCGCGTTGCGCCGCGAGCACTTCGGGTTCATCTTCCAGCGTTATCATCTGCTTAATGACCTGAACGTGGGCGATAACGTGGAAATGCCGGCGGTGTATGCCGGTCAGGCTCGCCACGAACGCCGCCAGCGCGCCGCCGCCCTGCTGACGAGGCTGGGTCTCGCCGGTCGCCTGCAGGACTCGCCCAACCAGCTGTCGGGCGGACAACAACAGCGCGTCAGCATCGCCCGCGCGTTGATTAACGGCGGTCAGGTGATTCTGGCGGACGAACCTACCGGCGCGCTCGACAGCGCCAGCGGCGAGGAAGTGCTGTCGATTCTTCATGAGTTGCATCAGCAAGGGCACACCATCGTGCTGGTCACCCACGATATGCGCATCGCCCAAATGGCCGGCCGCATCATCGAGATTCACGACGGTGAAATCGTGGCCGACCGCAACACGGCCGACGACATGACGCCGGCAACGCCGACGCCCCCGGCGCCGCTACCGGCCAAAACGCTGACCAGCGGGTACGACCGGCTGCAGAATGCCTTCAGGATGGCGCTGCGCGCCATGAACGCCCAGCGGATGCGTACCTTCCTGACCATGCTGGGGATTATTATCGGCATCGCCTCGGTGGTGTCGGTGGTAGCGCTCGGCAAAGGCTCGCAGCAACAGGTGCTGGAACACATCAACGCTATGGGCACCAGCACGCTGGAGATCTTTCCCGGTAAGGATTTCGGCGACATGCGCTCCGCCGCCATTCAGACGCTGCGCGTCAACGACCTGCGCCCGCTGGAACAGCAACCCTACATCCACAGCGTCACCCCCACCGTCTCGACATCGGTGACGCTGCGTTACGCCAATAAAGCGGTATCGGTCAGCGTCAGCGGCGTGGGCGAGCAGTTCTTCACCGTGCGCGGCTATGTCCTGTCGGAAGGCGACGGGTTCTCGCCGCTTAGCGTTGAACGTCTGACGCAGGAGGCGGTCATCGATCAGAACACCCGCAATAAGCTGTTCCCCAACGGCGAGAACCCGCTGGGACAGGTGATTTTTCTCGGCACCCTGCCTTGTCGCATCATCGGCGTCGCCACCCGCAAACAGTCCGGCTTCGGCAGCGATGAAAACCTGAATATCTGGGTGCCCTATACCACCGTGATGCGCCGCATGGTCGGTCAGTCATACCTGCGCAGCATTACCGTGCGGGTTAAAGACAATATCGACCTGAGCGTAGCGCAACAGGGCATCACCCAGATTCTGACGCGCCAGCACGGCAACAAGGATTTCTTCGTCATGAACACCGACAGCATCCGTCAAACCATCCGGCAGACCACCGCCACCATGACGCTGCTGGTGTCCGCCATCGCGCTGATTTCGTTGATTGTGGGCGGCATCGGCGTTATGAACATCATGCTGGTGTCGGTGACCGAACGCACGCGGGAGATCGGCGTCCGCATGGCGGTCGGCGCGCGCACCGGCGACATCATGCAGCAATTTTTGATTGAGGCGGTGTTGGTGTGTCTGTGCGGCGGAGTATTGGGCGTGATGCTGTCGCTGCTGGCCGGCGCGATCGCCAGCCATGTCAGCGGCGTGACATTCCTTTATTCCGCCGCCTCGATGGTGGCGGCGTTTCTCTGCTCCAGCCTGATTGGTGTGATTTTCGGCTTCTTCCCGGCGCGGCGCGCGGCCCGTCTGCAACCGATCCACGCGCTGGAGCGGGAATAA
- a CDS encoding efflux RND transporter periplasmic adaptor subunit, whose translation MRFRPSSSRFWWLLAGLAAITLFVVFRLSRPAPPPNYITATVDVRDLQQTVLADGTVNARKLVSVGAQVSGQIKALHVSLGDKVKQGQLLAEIDDLTQQNALRDSKAALDNIQAQRASRQATLRNNQLSWQRQQNLMQKGVGVRADYDSAKATLEATQADIDALDAQIVRAKIAVNTAQVNLGYTKIVSPMNGTVVALPVEQGQTVNAVQSAPTIAKVANLDTMTIEAKISEADVINVRTGMPVWFTILGNPNKRYQAVLRAIEPAPESISSESSSTSGSGTTSNSASSSSSSSAIYYNGLFDVDNPDETLRISMTAQVYILLSEAKHAIVAPVSALINRQGKLFVQVTQPQGRPALREVTTGISDNAYIQLISGVLPGEEVVISQQTASDGSSASSPPPPPMGF comes from the coding sequence ATGAGATTCCGACCCAGCTCCAGCCGTTTCTGGTGGCTTTTGGCCGGCCTTGCCGCCATTACCCTGTTCGTCGTCTTTCGCCTGTCCCGGCCGGCCCCCCCGCCGAATTATATTACGGCCACGGTGGATGTCCGCGATCTGCAACAGACTGTGCTGGCCGACGGTACCGTCAACGCGCGTAAACTGGTTAGCGTCGGCGCGCAGGTTTCCGGGCAAATCAAAGCGTTGCATGTATCGCTGGGCGACAAGGTGAAACAGGGGCAGTTGCTGGCCGAAATCGACGATTTAACCCAGCAGAACGCGCTGCGGGACAGCAAGGCGGCACTGGATAACATTCAGGCGCAACGCGCCTCCAGGCAGGCCACGCTGCGTAATAACCAGCTCAGTTGGCAACGCCAGCAAAATCTGATGCAAAAAGGCGTCGGCGTGCGGGCGGATTACGACAGCGCCAAAGCCACGCTGGAAGCCACGCAGGCCGATATCGACGCGCTGGACGCCCAGATTGTACGGGCGAAAATCGCCGTCAACACCGCGCAGGTCAATCTGGGTTACACCAAGATCGTCTCGCCGATGAACGGCACCGTGGTGGCGCTGCCGGTGGAACAAGGACAAACCGTCAACGCGGTGCAGAGCGCGCCGACTATCGCCAAGGTCGCCAACCTCGACACCATGACGATCGAAGCCAAAATCTCGGAAGCGGACGTTATCAACGTCAGGACCGGCATGCCGGTGTGGTTCACTATTCTCGGCAACCCGAACAAGCGCTATCAGGCGGTGCTGCGCGCCATCGAACCGGCGCCGGAATCCATCAGCAGCGAAAGCAGCAGCACCAGTGGCAGCGGCACCACCAGCAACAGCGCCAGCAGCAGTTCCTCCAGCTCCGCCATCTACTACAACGGCCTGTTCGATGTCGACAACCCGGACGAAACCCTGCGTATTTCTATGACCGCGCAGGTCTATATTCTGTTGTCCGAAGCGAAACACGCCATCGTGGCACCGGTCAGCGCGCTGATTAACCGTCAGGGAAAACTGTTTGTTCAGGTGACCCAGCCGCAAGGCCGGCCGGCGCTGCGCGAAGTGACCACCGGCATCAGCGACAACGCCTATATCCAGCTGATTTCCGGCGTGCTGCCCGGCGAGGAAGTGGTGATCAGCCAGCAGACGGCAAGCGACGGCAGCAGCGCGTCGTCCCCGCCACCGCCGCCGATGGGATTTTAA
- a CDS encoding response regulator transcription factor — translation MKILLVDDDAELGHMLCEYLTAEGFSTSQVMTGKEGVDGAMSDQYTAMILDIMLPDMSGIDVLRQVRRNRSIPIIMLTAKGDNIDRVIGLEMGADDYVPKPCYPRELVARLRAVLRRYEDKAEKSEDTGTVNYGELAICPSTRSSEWRGKAFDLTASEFNLLELLMRSSERVVTKDELSEKCLGRRREAYDRSVDVHISNIRQKLAALDGCNLTIETVRSVGYRIR, via the coding sequence ATGAAAATTTTACTGGTAGACGATGACGCTGAACTGGGGCACATGCTGTGTGAATACCTCACGGCGGAAGGGTTCAGCACTTCACAGGTGATGACCGGCAAGGAAGGAGTGGACGGCGCCATGTCCGATCAGTATACCGCGATGATTTTGGACATCATGCTGCCGGATATGAGCGGAATTGACGTACTGCGGCAAGTACGTCGCAACCGCTCGATTCCCATCATTATGTTGACGGCCAAGGGCGATAACATCGATCGCGTGATCGGGCTGGAAATGGGCGCGGATGATTATGTGCCGAAGCCCTGCTATCCGCGCGAGCTGGTGGCGCGTCTGCGTGCGGTGCTGCGCCGTTATGAAGACAAGGCGGAAAAAAGCGAGGACACCGGGACGGTGAACTACGGCGAGCTGGCGATCTGCCCTTCTACCCGCAGCAGCGAGTGGCGCGGCAAGGCGTTTGATCTTACCGCTTCGGAATTCAACCTGCTGGAGCTGCTGATGCGCTCGTCCGAGCGGGTGGTGACCAAGGATGAGCTGTCGGAGAAATGCCTGGGACGCCGCCGGGAGGCCTATGACCGCAGCGTGGATGTACATATTAGCAATATTCGTCAAAAGCTGGCGGCGCTGGATGGGTGTAACCTGACCATCGAGACGGTGCGCAGCGTCGGATACCGGATCCGTTAA